The Pricia mediterranea genome includes a window with the following:
- a CDS encoding glucose 1-dehydrogenase, with protein sequence MQKPNKRLENQTCIVTGASSGIGKAVAKALGTEGANIVVNYLSDAAEAEEVADWIEGQSDCGKAIVVQCDVSKEGEVQALFKKTISHFGTVDVCVANAGIQMDHPLHEMPLEAWQKVLDVNVTGQFLCAREAINEFLRRGMRKDVSKSLGKIIHMSSVHEIIPWAGHANYAAAKGALTMLMQSICQEYGPKKIRCNSIAPGAVKTDINKAVWSNEEGAEGMLKLIPYKRIGIPEDIGSVASWLASDESEYINGTTVFVDGGMTCYPGFATNG encoded by the coding sequence ATGCAAAAACCCAATAAGCGATTAGAAAATCAAACCTGTATCGTTACCGGCGCGAGTTCCGGTATCGGAAAGGCCGTGGCCAAGGCCTTGGGTACGGAAGGCGCCAATATTGTCGTGAATTACCTCAGCGATGCAGCTGAGGCCGAGGAGGTCGCGGACTGGATTGAGGGGCAGTCGGACTGTGGGAAGGCTATCGTCGTACAATGCGATGTCAGCAAAGAGGGTGAGGTACAGGCTCTATTCAAAAAAACCATTTCGCATTTTGGTACCGTGGATGTCTGTGTCGCCAATGCAGGTATACAGATGGATCATCCCCTGCATGAAATGCCCTTGGAAGCCTGGCAAAAAGTGTTGGATGTAAATGTAACGGGGCAGTTTTTGTGCGCACGTGAGGCGATTAACGAATTTTTACGCAGAGGCATGCGTAAAGACGTGTCCAAGTCCCTAGGCAAGATCATCCACATGAGTTCGGTACACGAGATCATCCCGTGGGCGGGACATGCCAATTATGCGGCTGCCAAGGGCGCTCTGACCATGTTGATGCAAAGTATCTGTCAGGAGTACGGGCCCAAGAAGATACGATGTAACAGCATTGCACCCGGTGCCGTGAAAACCGATATCAATAAGGCGGTATGGAGCAACGAGGAAGGTGCGGAAGGCATGTTAAAGCTGATACCCTATAAGCGGATCGGCATACCGGAAGACATCGGAAGCGTGGCGAGTTGGCTGGCCTCCGATGAAAGCGAATATATCAATGGCACCACTGTTTTTGTAGACGGGGGAATGACCTGTTACCCGGGGTTTGCCACCAATGGGTAG
- a CDS encoding ABC transporter ATP-binding protein has product MDKDTGKAFDLRLFNRLLRRTRPYRWTFFGVALAAILLSGFAVMTPILLQQIIDDAIKQSDADRLLFLTLAMLGVLLGQVVSQLGFNYYANWLGESVIRDIRVDLFRRMLGFRMKYFDNSSLGVLVTRAVADMQRIGEIFSQGFFQIVADLLKMFVAAGVMLYMNWKLALIVFLLLPIIIYATRQFQKAMKIAFTEVRAQVANLNSFVQERITGMKIVQLFTREKIESDKFRVINEKHKEAWLKTVWYNSIFFPIAEIVTSIAVGLIVWYGGLLNVTNLAREEFGTIFAFILLIDMLFRPLRQIADKFNTLQMGMVAANRVFRILDTDSNIQDVGTIDKEEVRGDIKFSNVYFGYLEDEQVLHGISFEVRAGETIAIVGATGAGKSTIINLLGRFYEIDSGCIEVDGTDIKDFKLASLRSHIAVVLQDVFLFADTIANNISLKDPSISLESIKTAAKEIMVDEFITSLPGGYHYNVKERGSMLSSGQRQLIAFLRAYVSNPSILVLDEATSSVDTYSEQLIQRATEKITEGRTSIIIAHRLATIKKADRIIVMDAGKIVETGSHKELLKQDGYYRSLYEAQFMAEEVA; this is encoded by the coding sequence ATGGATAAAGATACTGGAAAAGCATTCGATCTGCGGTTGTTCAACCGTTTATTAAGGAGGACCCGCCCGTATCGATGGACTTTTTTCGGTGTCGCTCTCGCTGCCATTCTTTTGTCAGGTTTTGCGGTGATGACTCCCATTCTCTTGCAACAGATTATCGACGATGCCATAAAACAGAGCGACGCCGACCGCCTGTTGTTTCTTACCTTGGCGATGTTGGGGGTGTTGCTCGGCCAGGTCGTGAGTCAGCTGGGCTTTAATTACTACGCCAATTGGCTTGGCGAGTCCGTTATCAGGGATATTCGAGTAGATCTTTTCCGTCGCATGCTCGGCTTTCGCATGAAGTATTTCGACAACTCCTCCCTCGGGGTCCTGGTCACGAGGGCCGTAGCCGATATGCAGAGGATCGGGGAGATTTTCAGTCAGGGATTCTTTCAGATCGTTGCCGATCTGTTGAAAATGTTCGTCGCAGCCGGGGTCATGCTATATATGAACTGGAAACTGGCCCTAATCGTGTTTCTATTGCTTCCCATTATTATATATGCTACCCGACAGTTCCAAAAGGCGATGAAGATTGCCTTCACCGAGGTGAGGGCGCAGGTGGCCAACTTGAATTCCTTCGTGCAGGAACGTATTACCGGGATGAAGATCGTGCAGCTGTTCACCCGGGAGAAAATCGAGAGCGACAAGTTCAGGGTCATCAACGAAAAACATAAGGAAGCCTGGCTTAAGACGGTATGGTATAACTCCATTTTTTTTCCCATCGCGGAAATCGTTACTTCGATTGCGGTGGGTCTCATCGTATGGTATGGGGGCCTGCTTAATGTCACGAATCTGGCAAGGGAAGAGTTCGGTACCATTTTCGCGTTCATTTTGCTTATCGATATGCTGTTCCGCCCGTTGCGGCAGATCGCCGATAAGTTCAATACCCTACAAATGGGCATGGTCGCCGCAAATCGGGTTTTCAGGATTCTTGATACCGATAGCAACATCCAAGATGTCGGTACCATTGACAAAGAGGAAGTCCGAGGTGACATCAAGTTTTCGAACGTGTATTTTGGATATCTGGAGGACGAACAGGTGCTTCACGGCATTTCGTTCGAGGTGAGGGCGGGGGAGACCATTGCCATCGTCGGGGCCACGGGGGCGGGAAAATCCACTATTATCAACCTGCTCGGCCGGTTCTACGAAATCGATTCCGGATGTATCGAAGTAGATGGTACCGATATCAAGGATTTCAAATTGGCTTCGCTGCGTTCGCATATCGCCGTAGTCTTGCAGGATGTATTTCTCTTCGCCGATACCATCGCCAACAATATTTCGCTTAAGGATCCCTCTATCAGTTTGGAGAGCATTAAGACCGCGGCCAAGGAAATCATGGTGGACGAGTTTATCACCAGTCTTCCCGGGGGGTACCATTATAACGTTAAGGAGAGGGGCTCTATGCTTTCCAGCGGCCAACGACAGCTGATCGCCTTTCTACGGGCCTATGTAAGTAACCCCAGCATTCTGGTGTTGGACGAGGCCACCTCTTCGGTAGATACCTATTCCGAACAGCTCATACAACGCGCCACGGAAAAAATAACAGAGGGTCGCACCAGCATCATCATCGCACATCGCCTGGCCACTATTAAAAAAGCGGACCGTATTATAGTAATGGATGCCGGAAAGATTGTGGAAACTGGAAGCCACAAAGAGCTGCTCAAGCAAGATGGGTACTATCGAAGTCTGTACGAAGCGCAATTTATGGCGGAGGAAGTGGCGTGA
- a CDS encoding metallophosphoesterase family protein: MTKVLLLSDTHSHIDEKILKYARQADEIWHAGDIGSLDVTDTLRKIKPVRGVYGNIDDKDIQMEFPLNNRFRCEDVEVLMTHIGGYPPRYNARSKSLILTDPPKLFICGHSHILKVMWDRERGILHMNPGACGIHGFHKVRTMLRFVIERENIKDLEIIELGKRGGGDNL, encoded by the coding sequence ATGACCAAGGTCCTACTCCTCTCCGACACCCACTCCCACATCGATGAAAAAATCCTGAAATATGCCCGACAAGCTGATGAAATCTGGCATGCCGGGGATATCGGCAGCCTTGATGTGACGGATACGCTCCGCAAAATAAAGCCCGTTCGTGGAGTCTATGGGAATATCGATGATAAGGATATTCAAATGGAATTTCCCCTGAACAACCGTTTTCGATGTGAAGATGTGGAGGTGCTTATGACCCATATCGGCGGATATCCACCCAGATACAATGCCCGTTCAAAATCTCTCATACTAACAGATCCGCCTAAGCTTTTTATTTGCGGACATTCGCACATTTTAAAGGTAATGTGGGACAGAGAACGCGGTATTTTACACATGAATCCCGGGGCCTGTGGCATTCATGGTTTCCACAAGGTCCGCACCATGCTACGCTTCGTTATCGAAAGGGAAAACATTAAAGACCTGGAAATTATAGAACTGGGGAAACGGGGAGGTGGTGACAACCTTTAA
- a CDS encoding DUF4293 domain-containing protein yields MIQRIQTVYLFFVMLVAGILPFWVNLWSDADGNEIFAKHDILISGAFYASAVLALIAIVVYRKRKNQFVLNRLNMILNLFLLGFFVYRSLNLSGEITVSEKGIGMLIPIFSIVLLVLANRAIKKDEDLVKSVDRLR; encoded by the coding sequence ATGATTCAAAGAATCCAGACCGTATATTTGTTTTTTGTTATGCTCGTTGCGGGCATACTACCATTTTGGGTCAATTTATGGTCCGATGCCGATGGGAACGAGATTTTTGCCAAACACGATATTTTGATTTCCGGGGCCTTTTATGCCTCGGCAGTATTGGCCCTTATCGCCATCGTTGTTTACAGGAAAAGAAAAAATCAGTTTGTGCTCAACCGACTGAACATGATATTGAATCTTTTTTTATTGGGATTTTTCGTTTACAGATCGCTAAATTTATCTGGAGAGATTACCGTCTCGGAGAAGGGTATTGGGATGCTGATTCCTATTTTTTCTATCGTTTTGTTGGTTCTTGCCAATAGGGCCATCAAGAAGGATGAAGATCTTGTAAAATCTGTGGATCGTTTGCGATAA
- the truA gene encoding tRNA pseudouridine(38-40) synthase TruA — protein sequence MRYFIQFSYFGKPYHGWQKQLNAITVQQVLDEALSTLLGHPIATIGAGRTDAGVHARQMFAHFEAVGPLNSSIPKLIYRLNAYLPVAIAVQCIFKVPEEAHARFDAIERTYEYWIVQEKNPFYSDYAHYVRHPLNLPAMNQAAALLLDYEDFECFSRTKTDVKTYRCDVKKAVWITCDDKLVFTITADRFLRNMVRAVVGTLLLVGQDKWTIADVKRILNAKDRSLAGPSVPAKGLYLTSVLYPQKILGKHG from the coding sequence TTGAGATACTTCATCCAGTTTTCCTACTTCGGAAAACCCTATCACGGGTGGCAAAAACAACTGAACGCGATAACCGTGCAGCAGGTGCTCGACGAGGCCTTGTCCACCCTTTTAGGGCATCCGATAGCAACGATAGGGGCGGGGCGCACCGACGCGGGGGTCCACGCCCGACAGATGTTCGCCCACTTTGAGGCCGTTGGACCACTCAATTCAAGCATCCCAAAGCTGATCTATCGGTTAAACGCGTATCTGCCCGTTGCCATTGCGGTACAATGTATTTTCAAGGTTCCCGAAGAGGCCCATGCCCGTTTCGATGCCATAGAGCGCACCTACGAATATTGGATCGTTCAGGAAAAAAATCCCTTTTATTCCGATTATGCCCATTACGTAAGGCATCCTTTAAACCTTCCGGCAATGAACCAAGCTGCGGCACTTTTGTTGGATTATGAGGATTTCGAGTGTTTTTCACGGACCAAAACCGACGTTAAGACATATCGCTGCGATGTAAAAAAGGCCGTATGGATAACGTGTGATGATAAACTGGTATTTACCATTACGGCGGACCGGTTCTTGCGAAACATGGTCCGGGCCGTGGTCGGTACCCTGTTATTGGTAGGACAGGACAAGTGGACAATCGCCGATGTTAAAAGGATATTAAATGCAAAAGACCGTTCCCTTGCCGGTCCATCGGTACCTGCAAAAGGCTTATATTTGACCTCGGTCCTATACCCCCAAAAGATTTTAGGCAAACATGGATAA